GCCGCACTTTGACTACGTGTGCCAGGCGGCGACGTTGGGACTCACCGAAGTAAGTGTCCGCACCGGGGTGCCGGTGGGCTTCGGCGTGCTCACATGCGACACCGAGCAGCAGGGCCTGGACCGCGCCGGGCTGGAAGGCTCGTCCGAGGACAAGGGACACGAAGCCGTGACCGCGGCGCTCTCCACCGCTCTGACCCTCAAGCAGTACACCTAGCAAATCGACGAAAGGGATGTGGGCGTGCCGGCGCACATTGTGCGTTCGCTCACATCCCTTCCGTCATGCAATGACCCGACAGGCGGTCACCGGCCCCAAGCAAGTAGGCTGTAGGGCGTGAAGAATTTCGAGACGCTGTTCGCAGAACTGAGCGAAAAGGCAGCGACCCGTCCGGCAGGCTCCCGTACCGTCGCCGAATTGGACTCCGGAATCCACGGCATCGGCAAGAAAGTCGTGGAGGAAGCAGCCGAAGTCTGGATGGCTGCAGAGTATGAATCCGATGAAGCCGCGGCCGAGGAAATCTCCCAGTTGCTCTACCACCTGCAGGTCCTGATGCTCGCCAAGGGTCTGAGCCTGGAAGACGTTTACAAGCATCTCTAGCCACGTCGGCTCCGCCAGGACCTGACAAGGTCCCACCGGAGCCCAGCGTGGCCCCAGCGCTCACTGCGCCGTCTCTTCCGGGACCAGTTCGGTCCAAGAAGAGGACAGTGCCGTGGGCACAATGCCTGAAACATTCCCTTCCACTCCAAGAAAGTCCCCAATGCTGCGAGTAGCCGTCCCCAACAAAGGATCCCTGTCCGAAGCCGCCTCCGCGATGCTGACCGAAGCGGGATACCGCCAGCGCCGCGATACCCGCGAACTCGTCATGATCGATCCCGACAACGACATTGAGTTCTTCTTCCTCCGCCCCCGCGACATCGCCGTATATGTCGGCCAGGGAACGCTCGACGTCGGCATCACCGGCCGCGACCTCCTGCTGGACGCACAGGTCGAAGCAGAAGAGCTGCTTCCCCTTGGCTTCGCCGCGTCCACCTTCCGTTTCGCCGGCCCCGTCGGCGACTTCACCGGCGTCGAGCAGCTTGAAGGCAAGCGCCTCGCCACAAGCTACGACGGCCTCCTGCGCGACTACCTCGCTGAGCGCGGCGTCAAAGCCAAGGTCGTCCGCCTCGACGGCGCCGTTGAGTCCTCCGTGCGTCTCGGGGTCGCCGACGCGATCGCCGACGTCGTCGAAACCGGCAATACGCTCAAGGCTGCCGGAATGGAGATCTTCGGCGAGCCCATCCTCAAGTCCGAGGCCGTCCTGATCCGCCGCACCGGCGAGGGTGGTGCCGCCAACGGCACCGCGAAGGAGATCGAGGTCCTGATCCGGCGCCTGCAGGGCGTGCTCGTCGCCCGCCAGTACGTCCTCATGGACTACGACATCCGCAAGGACCTCGTGGAAGAAGCCGCCACCCTCACACCGGGCCTCGAATCGCCCACGGTGTCGCCGCTGCGCGACTCGGACTGGGTCGCCGTCCGCTCCATGGTTCCGAAAAAGGAGACCAACCGGATCATGGATGAGCTGTACGACCTCGGCGCCCGCGCCATCCTGGTCAGCAGCATCCACGCCTGCCGCATCTGACGCCATCCAAGAGAGACAATTCCAGGAGTAGCAATGGCTGTAGCAGTACGTGTCATCCCTTGCCTCGATGTCGACGCCGGCCGCGTGGTCAAGGGCATCAACTTCGAGGGCCTTCGCGACGCCGGAGACCCCGTCGAGCTGGCGCACCGCTATGACAACGCCGGGGCAGACGAGCTCACCTTTCTTGACGTCACGGCGTCTTCCGGAAACCGGGAAACCACGTTCGACGTCGTTCGCCGCACCGCCGAGGAAGTCTTCATCCCGCTCACCGTCGGCGGCGGCGTCCGTGGCGTGGCCGAAGTGGACAAGCTCCTGCGTTTCGGCGCGGACAAGGCCTCCATCAACACGGCCGCCGTCGCACGCCCGGACGTCATCGACGAAATCACCCGCCACTTCGGATCCCAGGTACTGGTCCTGTCGGTGGACGCGCGGCGGACGAGGCCCGGCTCCGAGCCCACGGCTTCCGGCTTCGAGGTGACCACCCACGGCGGACGCCAGGGAACCGGAATCGACGCCATTGCGTGGGCCAAGGAAGCCGCGGACCGCGGCGTGGGGGAGATCCTCCTGAATTCGATTGACGCCGACGGCACCAAGGACGGCTTCGACCTCGAACTCATCCGCTTGGTCCGTGCGGCGGTCCACATCCCGATCATTGCTTCAGGCGGCGCCGGAGAACCGGCGCATTTCCCGCCTGCCGTGGAAGCAGGTGCCGACGCCGTCCTGGCAGCGTCGGTGTTCCACTTCGGTCCGGATGACATGATCGCCCAGGTTAAGGCAGCGATCCGCGAAGCGGGCTTCCTGGTCCGCTAGCCGGTCCCAACCCAACTGGCTCGCAGTTAACGTCGTTTTGAGCCCTCAAAACGACAACAACTGCGAGCTAGTTGGGGTTAAGCGCTGGTCAGAGGCCGACTTCGGCTGACTGGAGGAGAGCGACGGCGTCGGGCTGGCCCTCGAAGGTGACCAGCGCGTGATGCGTGCGGCCGTGGGCGTGCATGAGGAGTTCACCGGGCTCGCCCACGATGGCGACGGATACGGGAGCCCGCTTGGCAACATGCCGGGGACCGGTGGGGCGGACCAGCACGATCCCGAGGTCCACGCCCCGGTAGAGAATGGCGGCGCGCTTGATCAATTCATCCCACAAGGCGTCCGAGTATTCCTCGTCCAGGGCCCGTGGAGCCCAACGGTCTCCGGCGCGGCGGATGTCTTCCGTGTGCACGAAATATTCAATGAGGTTGGAGGACTCGTCGAGGGCCTTGATCTTGAGGGGAGACAAGGCCGGCGGCCCGGCGCGGAAGGTATTCACCAACTCGGCGTAATCTTCCGTGGTTTTCAGCTTGGAGGCCAGTTTGGCCGTGGCTTTGTCCGAGGCCCTGGCCATGCTCTTGATGAGCAAGCCGATACCGACAGCCGCTTTGCGCTCCCGCAAGTACAAGTGCGCCGCGAGGTCCCTTGTCAGCCACCCTTCGCAGAGCGTGGGGGAGTCAGGTCCGGCCGCCAGGAGTGTTTCGGCCAGTACTTCGCGGGAGGGATCGACGAAATGCATCACTTGTGAAACTAGCACGAGACGCGCTCTGTTGCGCAGTGGAACCGCCGCTGAATTTCGGCTCCACACGAGGCACTAGACTTGATCTGATGTCTGAGCAGTCAACACCCCCAGCCACGCCCGCTGCCGCTTTCGCCGCGGAGCCCGCCGTCGTGCCCGTCAGTCCGCTCCCGCACGAGCTGGCCGCCGCGCTGAAGCGCGATTCCGCCGGTTTGGTAGCGGCGATCATCCAGCAGTTCGACACCGACGAAGTCCTGATGCTCGGCTGGATGGACGATGAAGCGTTGCACCGGACCCTGACCACGGGGCGCGTGACGTTCTTCTCCCGTTCCCGCCAGGAATACTGGCGCAAGGGCGACACCTCCGGGCACGTCCAGTTCGTGAAATCGGTGGCCTTGGATTGCGACGGCGATGCCCTCCTGGTCCGCGTCGACCAGGTAGGCGCGGCCTGCCACACGGGCACACGCACATGCTTCGATGGCCGGAGCCTCGCCGCCGTGACCGGCGAGCGGGACTAGGCCACCACACACCATCCACTGAGGCAAGCACACAAGAAGAGGCGGAGAACACAAACCATGCAGGACCTTGGAATCATCAGCCCGGGCCTGGAGGAGTTCCGCGAACTCGCCGCACACAGCCGGGTCATCCCGGTCCGGCTCAGGGTACTGGCCGACGCGGAGACTCCCATCGGGCTCTACCGCAAGCTGGCCCAGGGCCAGCCGGGCACCTTCCTCCTGGAGTCGGCAGCCGTCGGCGGCGCATGGTCACGTTATTCCTTCATCGGTTCACGTTCGCGTGCCACGCTGACCAGCAAGGACGGCCAGGCGCACTGGATCGGCGAGCCTCCTGTTGGCGTGCCGGTCGACGGCAGCCCCGTCGACGCCGTCCGTGACACCATTGCTGCCCTGCAGACCGACCGCTTCCCGGACCTTCCTCCGTTCACCTCAGGCCTTGTCGGCTTCCTCGGATGGGAAACCGTCCGGCACTGGGAGAAGCTGACCAGCCCCCCGGAGGATGATCTCCACCTGCCGGAACTGGCCCTGAACCTCGTCACCGACATGGCTGTCCACGACAACATGGACGGCACCGTCCTGTTGATCGCCAACGCGATCAATTTCGACAACAGTTCCGAACGCGTCGACGAAGCCTGGCACGACGCCGTCGCCCGGGTGAAGCGCCTGCTGGACCAGATCAGCACGCCCGTGAAGCAGCCCGTATCGGTGTTGCAGTCCGAAGCGCTCGACTTCGCGTCGAGCGTCCAGGAACGCTGGAACGAGCAGGAGTACCTGAACGCGATCGACCGCGGCAAGGAAGCGATCGTTGACGGCGAGGTCTTCCAGGTGGTGATTTCGCGGCGCTTCGAAATGGAGTGCTCCGCGGACCCGCTGGACGTCTACCGCGTGCTGCGCAACACCAACCCGAGCCCGTACATGTACCTCTTCAGCCTCGAAGATCCCGACGGCCGCGAATACACGATTGTCGGATCTTCTCCCGAAGCCTTGGTAACGGTCACGGGCAATGAGGTCATCACCCACCCGATTGCCGGTTCGCGGCCCCGAGGCAAGACCGTTGAGGCCGACAAGGCACTGGCCACCGAGTTGCTCGCGGACCAGAAGGAACGCGCGGAACACCTCATGCTCGTGGACTTGTCCCGGAACGACCTGTCCAAGGTCTGCGTGGCAGGAACAGTGGACGTCACCCAGTTCATGGAAGTCGAGCGCTTCAGCCACATCATGCACCTCGTGTCCACGGTGGTTGGAGAGTTGGCGCCCGGGGCGAAGGCATACGACGTGCTCAAGGCGACCTTCCCCGCCGGCACGCTGTCCGGTGCCCCCAAACCGCGCGCACTGCGTCTCCTTGACGAACTCGAACCGCATCGGCGTGGCATCTACGGCGGCGTGGTGGGTTACCTGGACTTCGCGGGCGACATGGACATGGCGATCGCCATCCGCTCGGCACTGTTGCGTGAAGGCCGGGCATACGTCCAGGCCGGCGGCGGCATCGTGGCCGATTCCCACAAGCCTTCCGAAGCGCTTGAGACCGTGAACAAGGCGGCGGCTCCCTTGCGTGCCGTGCACACCGCCGGATCGCTCCACAACATTTCCCCCGACGCGGTCTCCGCGGAGACGGTCGTCGACGGGAACCCCACCCCGTGAGCGCTGCCCGCCCCCAGACGGCCACCACAAAGCCTCCCGTGTGGGCGCGGAAGGGCAACGTCGTGCTCGCCATGGCAATTCTTGCCCTCGCCGTGTTCGGGACCACGACACAGACCTGGATCAACGTCCGGCTCGATCCCGCTGCCGCAGCGAATGCCGACCTCCACGTCCAGGGGAGCAAGGCCGCGACCGCGGTGACCGCACTCGCGCTCGTCGCCCTTGCCGGGGGACTGGCATCGTCCATCGCGGGCAAGGTTTCACGCTGGATCATCGCAACCATCATCGTGCTTGCCTCGGCAGGCATCCTCATTGCCGCCGTGACGGTCCTGGCAAATCCCCTCGGTGCGGCGCGGGGAACCATTGCCGCGACCACCGGCATTTCGGGAGGGCAGGCGGCTGCGTCGTCCACCGTGTTCCCCGTGCTCGCGGTCGTGGCTGCCGGCCTGCTCGCTCTGTGTGGTGGCTTGCTGCCGCTCGCGGGCCGGCACTGGAAGGCGCGCACCAAGTACGACGTCGCCAGCCGGGCAGCCCTCGCGGGTTCCGGGCCCGTGGACGAGATCGATAGCTGGGACAGCCTCTCGCGCGGAGAAGACCCCACGTAAGACCCGACTGTCCGGACGTCGGACGATGTCCCGGGTGCGGTCAATAAATGGCAGAATGTAAGCAGTATTCATCCTGAGGAGATTTTCACATGAGCAAAACCACAGTGTCCGCGAGCAAGGCCCCTGTGACCGCTGCGAGCCACAGCGACGCCATCGGCCACGGCAACAGCCCGGCCGCGTGGACCTGCGTGATTGTCATGCTGGTAGGGGCACTGGTGTCCTCCATCGCCTTTGTCATCGCCAGCACCCCCATCTTCATCGCCGGCATCGTCGTGATGGTGGCCGGCCTGATTGCCGGCTGGGCCATGCGCAAGGCCGGCTACGGCGTCGACGGCAGCAAGCTGAAGAACGCCGGCCACTGACCGTGACCGTTCTTGATGACATCATCGTCGGTGTCAGGGAGGACATGGAGGCCCGCCGCCGCCTTGTCGGCCTTGACGAGCTGAAAGAACGCGCAACGGCCACCGCTCCTGCACTGGACGCGTGGGCCGCCTTGGGCGGTCCGGCGGCCAGTCGCGACGAACTGAAGGTCATCGCGGAAATCAAGCGCCGCAGCCCGTCCAAGGGCGATCTCGCGAGCATCGTCGACCCTGCTGCACTTGCGGTGCAATACGCCGACGGCGGAGCCTCCGTGGTCAGTGTCCTCACCGAACAGAGGCGCTTCAACGGTTCCCTGGCGGACCTCGACGCGGTGCGTGCCGCCGTCGACATTCCGTTGCTGCGCAAGGACTTCACCGTTGACGAGTACCAGATCTGGGAGGCCCGTGCGCATGGTGCGGACCTCATCCTGCTGATCGTCGCCGCGCTTTCCGATGCACAGCTGCGGGAATTCAGCGCGTTGAGCCACGAGCTCGGCATGAACGTCCTGGTGGAAACCCACACGCCCGAGGAAATCGAGCGTGCGGCCGCAGCCCAGGCGCGGATCATCGGAGTGAACGTCCGCAACCTCAAGACGCTCGACGTCGACCGCTCCCTGTTTGCCTCGCTCGCCGGAAGCATTCCAAGCGGAGCGGTTGTCGTGGCCGAGTCCGGCGTCCGGAACGCCGACGACGTCGCGCATTATGCGGGGAACGGTGCCGACGCAATCCTTGTGGGCGAAGCACTGGTGAGCGACTCCACCCCGCGCGAGCGGATCAGCGAATTCAAGGCGGCCGGAGCTGCCGCCATCGCCGTCAGGACATGAGACAGGCCTGATTCGCGGCGTGGACCCGGACAGCAGCAGACATCGCGGCTGGTAGCTGTCCTGCGGCCCTGGAAAAACCCAACTACCAACTGAACAGGACGGTGAGACTGATGGTGGACGCATCAACAGCCAACTCGCAAGAGAATGTGGCCGACGCATTCCTACAAGGTGGAGCCTCGCTCCGCAACGCCGCAGGGCCGTACTTCGGCTCTTACGGTGGACGCTGGATGCCCGAGTCCCTCATCGCCGCCCTGGATGAAGTCGAGGACACGTTTGAGAAAGCCAAAGCCGATCCTGAGTTCCTTGCCCAGCTGAAGGACCTCAACAAGAACTACTCTGGCCGTCCGTCGCTCCTCACGGAAGCCAAGCGTTTCTCCCAGCACGCCGGCGGGGCGCGCATCTTCCTCAAGCGCGAAGACCTGAACCACACCGGATCCCACAAGATCAACAACGTCCTCGGCCAGGCCTTGCTCGCGAAGCGCATGGGCAAGACCCGCGTCATCGCCGAGACCGGCGCCGGCCAGCACGGCGTTGCCAGCGCCACCGCCGCGGCCCTGCTCGGACTGGAATGCGTCGTCTATATGGGCGCCGAGGATTGCCGCCGCCAGGCACTCAACGTGGCCCGCATGCAGCTCCTGGGCGCCACCGTGGTTCCCGTGACCAATGGATCGCAGACGCTCAAGGACGCGATCAACGACGCCCTCCGCGACTGGGTTTCGAATGTGGACAACACCCACTACTTGCTGGGCACCGCGGCGGGTGCGCACCCGTTCCCGGCGATGGTGCGCTTCTTCCACGAGGTCATCGGCGAGGAAGCCCGGGCCCAGATCCTGG
This genomic interval from Arthrobacter sp. FW306-2-2C-D06B contains the following:
- a CDS encoding HGxxPAAW family protein, whose product is MSKTTVSASKAPVTAASHSDAIGHGNSPAAWTCVIVMLVGALVSSIAFVIASTPIFIAGIVVMVAGLIAGWAMRKAGYGVDGSKLKNAGH
- the hisG gene encoding ATP phosphoribosyltransferase translates to MLRVAVPNKGSLSEAASAMLTEAGYRQRRDTRELVMIDPDNDIEFFFLRPRDIAVYVGQGTLDVGITGRDLLLDAQVEAEELLPLGFAASTFRFAGPVGDFTGVEQLEGKRLATSYDGLLRDYLAERGVKAKVVRLDGAVESSVRLGVADAIADVVETGNTLKAAGMEIFGEPILKSEAVLIRRTGEGGAANGTAKEIEVLIRRLQGVLVARQYVLMDYDIRKDLVEEAATLTPGLESPTVSPLRDSDWVAVRSMVPKKETNRIMDELYDLGARAILVSSIHACRI
- a CDS encoding Trp biosynthesis-associated membrane protein gives rise to the protein MSAARPQTATTKPPVWARKGNVVLAMAILALAVFGTTTQTWINVRLDPAAAANADLHVQGSKAATAVTALALVALAGGLASSIAGKVSRWIIATIIVLASAGILIAAVTVLANPLGAARGTIAATTGISGGQAAASSTVFPVLAVVAAGLLALCGGLLPLAGRHWKARTKYDVASRAALAGSGPVDEIDSWDSLSRGEDPT
- the trpC gene encoding indole-3-glycerol phosphate synthase TrpC, whose amino-acid sequence is MTVLDDIIVGVREDMEARRRLVGLDELKERATATAPALDAWAALGGPAASRDELKVIAEIKRRSPSKGDLASIVDPAALAVQYADGGASVVSVLTEQRRFNGSLADLDAVRAAVDIPLLRKDFTVDEYQIWEARAHGADLILLIVAALSDAQLREFSALSHELGMNVLVETHTPEEIERAAAAQARIIGVNVRNLKTLDVDRSLFASLAGSIPSGAVVVAESGVRNADDVAHYAGNGADAILVGEALVSDSTPRERISEFKAAGAAAIAVRT
- the hisI gene encoding phosphoribosyl-AMP cyclohydrolase produces the protein MSEQSTPPATPAAAFAAEPAVVPVSPLPHELAAALKRDSAGLVAAIIQQFDTDEVLMLGWMDDEALHRTLTTGRVTFFSRSRQEYWRKGDTSGHVQFVKSVALDCDGDALLVRVDQVGAACHTGTRTCFDGRSLAAVTGERD
- a CDS encoding TIGR03085 family metal-binding protein, with translation MHFVDPSREVLAETLLAAGPDSPTLCEGWLTRDLAAHLYLRERKAAVGIGLLIKSMARASDKATAKLASKLKTTEDYAELVNTFRAGPPALSPLKIKALDESSNLIEYFVHTEDIRRAGDRWAPRALDEEYSDALWDELIKRAAILYRGVDLGIVLVRPTGPRHVAKRAPVSVAIVGEPGELLMHAHGRTHHALVTFEGQPDAVALLQSAEVGL
- a CDS encoding anthranilate synthase component I, which produces MQDLGIISPGLEEFRELAAHSRVIPVRLRVLADAETPIGLYRKLAQGQPGTFLLESAAVGGAWSRYSFIGSRSRATLTSKDGQAHWIGEPPVGVPVDGSPVDAVRDTIAALQTDRFPDLPPFTSGLVGFLGWETVRHWEKLTSPPEDDLHLPELALNLVTDMAVHDNMDGTVLLIANAINFDNSSERVDEAWHDAVARVKRLLDQISTPVKQPVSVLQSEALDFASSVQERWNEQEYLNAIDRGKEAIVDGEVFQVVISRRFEMECSADPLDVYRVLRNTNPSPYMYLFSLEDPDGREYTIVGSSPEALVTVTGNEVITHPIAGSRPRGKTVEADKALATELLADQKERAEHLMLVDLSRNDLSKVCVAGTVDVTQFMEVERFSHIMHLVSTVVGELAPGAKAYDVLKATFPAGTLSGAPKPRALRLLDELEPHRRGIYGGVVGYLDFAGDMDMAIAIRSALLREGRAYVQAGGGIVADSHKPSEALETVNKAAAPLRAVHTAGSLHNISPDAVSAETVVDGNPTP
- the trpB gene encoding tryptophan synthase subunit beta; its protein translation is MVDASTANSQENVADAFLQGGASLRNAAGPYFGSYGGRWMPESLIAALDEVEDTFEKAKADPEFLAQLKDLNKNYSGRPSLLTEAKRFSQHAGGARIFLKREDLNHTGSHKINNVLGQALLAKRMGKTRVIAETGAGQHGVASATAAALLGLECVVYMGAEDCRRQALNVARMQLLGATVVPVTNGSQTLKDAINDALRDWVSNVDNTHYLLGTAAGAHPFPAMVRFFHEVIGEEARAQILEQTGKLPDAVCACIGGGSNAIGIFHSFLDDASVKIYGFEAGGDGVETGRHAAAITLGRPGVLHGARSYLMQDEDGQTIESHSISAGLDYPSVGPEHSYLADIGRVTYEPITDTEAMDAFRLLCRTEGIIPAIESSHALAGAIKVGKLLTEGKENPADTIIIVNLSGRGDKDVETAAEWFDMLDENGNVKGTTLSTRKPKGPSERSNLEISTEEASEDQN
- a CDS encoding phosphoribosyl-ATP diphosphatase, which produces MKNFETLFAELSEKAATRPAGSRTVAELDSGIHGIGKKVVEEAAEVWMAAEYESDEAAAEEISQLLYHLQVLMLAKGLSLEDVYKHL
- the hisF gene encoding imidazole glycerol phosphate synthase subunit HisF — translated: MAVAVRVIPCLDVDAGRVVKGINFEGLRDAGDPVELAHRYDNAGADELTFLDVTASSGNRETTFDVVRRTAEEVFIPLTVGGGVRGVAEVDKLLRFGADKASINTAAVARPDVIDEITRHFGSQVLVLSVDARRTRPGSEPTASGFEVTTHGGRQGTGIDAIAWAKEAADRGVGEILLNSIDADGTKDGFDLELIRLVRAAVHIPIIASGGAGEPAHFPPAVEAGADAVLAASVFHFGPDDMIAQVKAAIREAGFLVR